The following are encoded together in the Longimicrobiales bacterium genome:
- a CDS encoding potassium/proton antiporter → MFAVDRLILVAGLLLLIGIGSSKFSARFGLPVLVLFLVVGMIAGSEGIGGIAFDNYVLAHGIGTIALAVILFDGGLRTSLDAVRTTWKPAFSLATLGVLITAVVTGAAAAWILDIPILLGMLLGSIVGSTDAAAVFSVLRSSGVRLRERLANTLEIESASNDPMAIFLTVGIIEVLLGTTELGLGLVGFFLQQMVVGAIVGVLVGRGAVAIVNRINLEAAGMYPLIITASGLICFGIAAALGGSGFLAVFIAGVVIGNSRIVFQRGILFFHDAGAWLSQIVMFVVLGLLSFPSRLLAVWWDGLLIALVLMLVARPIAVLLTATPFGYDRRELAMISWVGLKGAVPITLATFPLMLGVPGAELIFDVVFFVVLLSALTQGMTLAPFARRLGLELPFAATPPVSLEITSLKHVNGDIVDFTLTDRSAAVGRTIMELGMPQGVVVAMVARGEEIIPPSGSTILRAGDHVFVVMRSMLRPAVNRIFAAVPESQDTELAPGEFPLHGDTRIRDLRELYDLEIDVKPDLTIADLFRQRLPRERLRAGATVEIGNARLVAHEVTGGGYVELVGLTLESDERAPAPVPEG, encoded by the coding sequence ATGTTTGCTGTCGACCGTCTGATCCTGGTTGCCGGACTGCTCCTGCTGATCGGCATCGGCTCGAGCAAGTTCTCCGCGCGCTTCGGGCTGCCGGTCCTGGTGCTGTTCCTCGTCGTCGGCATGATTGCCGGGTCCGAGGGCATTGGCGGGATCGCCTTCGACAATTACGTGCTCGCGCACGGCATCGGTACCATCGCGCTGGCCGTGATCCTCTTCGACGGCGGCCTGCGCACGTCGCTGGACGCGGTGCGGACGACATGGAAGCCGGCGTTCTCGCTGGCGACGCTCGGTGTTCTGATAACGGCGGTCGTCACCGGTGCGGCCGCCGCCTGGATTCTCGACATCCCGATCCTGCTGGGCATGCTGCTCGGCTCGATCGTCGGGTCCACGGATGCCGCCGCCGTGTTCTCCGTGCTCCGCTCCAGTGGGGTGCGGCTGCGCGAGCGGCTGGCCAACACCCTGGAGATCGAGAGCGCCTCCAACGACCCGATGGCGATCTTCCTCACGGTCGGGATCATCGAGGTGCTGCTCGGCACGACCGAGCTGGGGCTGGGGCTGGTCGGGTTCTTCCTGCAGCAGATGGTGGTCGGCGCCATCGTTGGCGTTCTCGTCGGCAGGGGCGCGGTCGCGATCGTGAACCGCATCAACCTGGAAGCGGCGGGGATGTATCCGCTGATCATCACGGCGAGCGGGCTGATCTGCTTCGGTATTGCGGCGGCGCTCGGCGGCAGCGGCTTCCTGGCCGTGTTCATTGCAGGCGTCGTCATCGGCAACAGCCGGATCGTCTTCCAGCGCGGGATCCTGTTCTTCCACGACGCGGGCGCCTGGCTCAGCCAGATCGTCATGTTCGTGGTGCTGGGGCTGCTCAGCTTTCCCAGCCGACTGCTCGCGGTGTGGTGGGACGGACTGCTGATCGCGCTCGTGCTGATGCTGGTCGCACGGCCGATCGCGGTGCTGCTCACTGCCACGCCGTTCGGCTACGACCGGCGGGAGCTGGCGATGATCTCCTGGGTCGGTCTCAAGGGGGCGGTACCGATCACGCTCGCCACGTTTCCGCTCATGCTGGGAGTTCCGGGCGCTGAGCTGATCTTCGACGTCGTCTTCTTCGTGGTGCTGCTGTCCGCTCTGACGCAGGGCATGACCCTCGCGCCCTTTGCCCGTCGTCTCGGGTTGGAGCTGCCCTTCGCGGCGACACCACCGGTCAGCCTCGAGATCACGTCGCTCAAGCACGTCAACGGCGACATCGTCGACTTCACGCTGACCGACAGGTCGGCGGCGGTCGGCCGCACGATCATGGAGCTAGGCATGCCCCAGGGCGTGGTCGTCGCGATGGTCGCGCGCGGGGAGGAGATCATTCCACCGAGCGGCAGCACCATCCTGCGTGCGGGCGACCACGTGTTCGTCGTGATGCGCTCGATGCTGCGGCCCGCCGTCAATCGGATTTTCGCGGCAGTGCCCGAGTCGCAGGACACGGAGCTGGCGCCGGGCGAGTTCCCGTTGCACGGTGACACCAGGATCCGCGACCTGCGGGAGCTCTACGATCTCGAGATCGACGTGAAGCCCGATCTCACGATCGCGGACCTCTTCCGCCAGCGGCTCCCTCGCGAGAGACTCCGGGCCGGGGCGACCGTTGAGATCGGCAATGCGCGGCTGGTCGCGCACGAGGTGACGGGTGGCGGCTACGTCGAGCTGGTCGGGCTGACGCTGGAATCCGACGAACGTGCGCCTGCGCCCGTCCCCGAGGGGTGA
- a CDS encoding CHAT domain-containing protein — MASRRPAKRARRTSAAQPAEQDQLRHSEWELSDEQVEIALQTGEHAGLLEDYFGRDEYEELRQLARQAAARSVRGGPRVLILPGIMGSKLGRERAGWFDDVVWIDPIDVIAGRLRQLALPPTNAQSRAIRPLGVILFSYLKLKLRLRSAGYDADFFPFDWRQSIDELGAQLAQRIRQDDPDGHGRVSIVAHSMGGLVARAALGAGTPMRRLIMLGTPNFGSFAPVAALRATNDAVRKAGWLDFGNSAEELASEVFNTFPGLTQMLPAPEKWADVDLYDPGSWPDDRLRPRRPLLEQVAAVRAALADGGENVYMIAGVDQETVTSMRPNGDGSEFEYIITRDGDGTVPLDLALLPGAVRTWYVVEKHGSLANNRIVAAAVADILARGETSQLPTTWTPTRAAPIVVSESALRAIPPFSVERGATVPRSELRNIIDDFAAPDARDESTVLAVAPGIDAAAPAIASGYAHRFEQVIVGRRKQHRLDLRFALGSITEADTRAIALGIFQDVAPAGAASALDARLDGAIGEMTRRRMFNGEVGEIFMLPTGRHPLSAEIISFVGLGSFDRFTDQALQVAAENLMRTFVRARVEEFSTVLFGGGSGASPASGLRNLLIGFLRGLRDADRDHQFRRIVLCENDPARYTQLKEELFRLSSTVLTEDVEITFDEVMLPAPMVAADTRRPRALPRTQPVYLIVRRERSGDKEFTVRSSLLTAGRKATIVTGTCEVKVTDFERVRGALVDDETPDFATAGAEMADLVLAPEIAQVLPQFSSNHLVVVHDSFLARVPWETLSIGAGSSAFMPAAGAGLSHLYAAENLSVAKWLEERIHDDVLNMLLVVDPTRDLQGAREEGRAVQQMFAGRAWVQIDLLYQGEATRPALLDAFGSGKYDAVHYAGHAQFDEAQPVRSGILCADDTVLSGADLATIGRLPTLMFFNACESARLRSRRDARDTGSSTTRIESNAERLRRVQAAASMAEAFLRGGLASFIGTYWPVGDIAASTFASVLYDALLQGATMNDAIQRGRKAVRDAGSRDWTNYLYYGDPDFVLKQPTRERSEVAEIDVSGGVDVS, encoded by the coding sequence ATGGCATCCAGGCGTCCAGCAAAGCGAGCCCGGCGCACGTCTGCAGCACAGCCGGCAGAGCAGGACCAGCTCCGCCACTCGGAGTGGGAGCTGAGCGACGAGCAGGTCGAGATCGCGCTGCAGACGGGCGAGCACGCCGGTCTGCTGGAGGACTACTTCGGGCGCGACGAGTACGAGGAGTTGCGCCAGCTCGCGCGCCAGGCGGCGGCGCGCAGCGTACGCGGCGGGCCGCGCGTCCTCATCCTGCCCGGCATCATGGGCTCCAAGCTCGGCCGCGAGCGCGCCGGCTGGTTCGACGACGTGGTGTGGATCGACCCGATCGACGTGATCGCGGGTCGGCTGCGGCAGCTCGCACTGCCGCCGACCAACGCGCAGAGCCGCGCGATCCGGCCGCTGGGTGTCATCCTCTTTTCGTACCTGAAGCTGAAGCTGCGGCTGCGCTCCGCCGGCTACGATGCCGACTTCTTTCCGTTCGACTGGCGCCAGAGCATCGATGAGCTGGGTGCACAGCTCGCTCAACGCATCAGGCAGGACGACCCGGACGGTCACGGTCGCGTGTCGATCGTGGCGCACAGCATGGGCGGCCTGGTCGCACGTGCCGCCCTCGGCGCGGGCACACCGATGCGGCGACTCATCATGCTCGGCACGCCGAACTTCGGCTCGTTCGCGCCCGTCGCCGCACTGCGCGCGACCAACGACGCGGTACGCAAGGCCGGCTGGCTCGACTTCGGCAACAGCGCGGAGGAGCTGGCGAGCGAGGTGTTCAACACGTTCCCCGGCCTGACGCAGATGCTGCCCGCTCCGGAGAAGTGGGCGGACGTCGACCTGTACGATCCCGGCAGCTGGCCCGACGACCGGCTGCGCCCGCGCAGACCGCTGCTCGAACAGGTTGCGGCAGTCCGCGCTGCCCTCGCCGACGGGGGCGAGAACGTGTACATGATCGCGGGCGTCGACCAGGAGACCGTCACCAGCATGCGGCCGAATGGCGACGGCAGCGAGTTCGAGTACATCATCACGCGTGACGGCGACGGCACCGTGCCGCTCGACCTCGCGCTGCTCCCCGGCGCGGTGCGCACGTGGTACGTGGTCGAGAAGCACGGTAGCCTGGCGAACAACCGGATCGTCGCTGCCGCCGTTGCGGACATCCTGGCGCGCGGCGAGACGTCACAGCTGCCGACTACGTGGACGCCGACACGCGCCGCGCCGATCGTAGTGAGCGAGTCCGCGCTGCGGGCGATCCCGCCGTTCAGCGTGGAGCGCGGTGCGACGGTGCCGCGCAGTGAGCTGCGCAACATCATCGACGACTTTGCCGCACCCGATGCGCGCGACGAGAGCACGGTGCTCGCCGTCGCACCCGGCATCGATGCCGCCGCACCCGCGATCGCCTCCGGCTACGCACACCGCTTCGAGCAGGTGATCGTCGGTCGCAGGAAACAGCACCGCCTCGATCTGCGTTTCGCGCTCGGCAGCATCACGGAGGCCGATACGCGGGCGATCGCGCTCGGCATCTTCCAGGACGTCGCGCCCGCGGGTGCGGCCAGCGCGCTCGACGCACGGCTCGACGGCGCGATCGGCGAGATGACCCGGCGGCGCATGTTCAACGGCGAAGTCGGCGAGATCTTCATGCTGCCGACGGGACGACACCCGTTGAGCGCCGAGATCATCTCGTTCGTGGGGCTCGGCTCCTTCGACCGCTTCACGGACCAGGCGCTGCAGGTCGCTGCGGAGAACCTGATGCGCACGTTCGTGCGCGCGCGTGTCGAGGAATTCTCCACGGTGCTGTTCGGCGGTGGGTCGGGCGCATCGCCCGCCAGCGGGCTGCGGAACCTGCTCATCGGCTTCCTGCGCGGGCTGCGCGACGCGGATCGCGACCACCAGTTCCGCCGCATCGTGCTGTGCGAGAACGATCCCGCCCGCTACACGCAACTCAAGGAAGAGCTGTTCCGCCTGTCCAGCACGGTGCTCACCGAGGACGTCGAGATTACGTTCGACGAGGTGATGCTTCCCGCGCCCATGGTTGCCGCGGATACGCGCCGCCCCCGCGCACTGCCGCGCACACAACCCGTCTACCTGATCGTGCGCCGCGAGCGCAGCGGCGACAAGGAGTTCACGGTGCGCTCGTCGTTGCTCACTGCCGGCCGCAAGGCGACGATCGTCACCGGCACATGCGAGGTGAAGGTCACCGACTTCGAGCGCGTGCGCGGCGCACTGGTCGACGACGAGACACCGGACTTCGCGACGGCCGGTGCGGAGATGGCCGACCTGGTGCTTGCTCCGGAGATCGCGCAGGTGCTGCCGCAGTTCTCGAGCAACCACCTCGTCGTCGTGCACGACTCGTTTCTGGCGCGCGTGCCATGGGAAACACTGAGCATCGGCGCAGGCAGCAGCGCCTTCATGCCCGCGGCGGGTGCGGGACTGAGCCACCTGTACGCTGCGGAGAACCTGTCCGTCGCCAAGTGGCTCGAGGAACGCATCCACGACGACGTCCTGAACATGCTGCTCGTCGTCGACCCGACTCGCGATCTCCAGGGCGCGCGCGAGGAAGGACGCGCAGTGCAGCAGATGTTCGCGGGACGCGCGTGGGTCCAGATCGACCTGCTGTACCAGGGCGAGGCCACCCGGCCTGCGCTGCTGGACGCGTTCGGGTCCGGCAAGTACGACGCCGTGCACTACGCAGGGCACGCACAGTTCGACGAGGCGCAGCCCGTGCGCAGCGGCATCCTGTGCGCGGACGACACGGTCCTCTCGGGCGCAGACCTCGCCACGATCGGCCGACTGCCGACGCTGATGTTCTTCAATGCGTGCGAGTCCGCCCGCCTGCGCAGCCGCCGCGACGCGCGCGACACGGGCAGCAGCACCACGCGCATCGAGAGCAACGCCGAGCGGCTGCGTCGCGTTCAGGCGGCAGCCAGCATGGCAGAGGCCTTCCTGCGTGGCGGGCTGGCCAGCTTCATCGGAACGTACTGGCCGGTGGGCGACATCGCGGCAAGCACCTTCGCGAGTGTGCTGTATGACGCGCTGTTGCAGGGTGCGACCATGAACGACGCGATCCAGCGCGGCCGCAAGGCCGTGCGCGACGCGGGCTCGCGCGACTGGACCAACTACCTGTACTACGGCGACCCCGATTTCGTCCTGAAGCAGCCGACGCGCGAGCGCTCGGAAGTTGCAGAGATCGATGTCAGTGGGGGAGTCGACGTGAGTTAG
- a CDS encoding asparaginase domain-containing protein, translating into MRHEHPAGEPPAIRIFVTGGTFDKEYDELRGTLYFKQTHLPEMLQLGRSRLDVSIETLMMMDSLDMTEADRQRIVAACRDCEESHVVVTHGTDTMVDTARALAKGMSGKTIVLTGAMVPYAFGSSDGLFNLGSALSFVQVLPEGVYVAMSGRWFPWDNVRKNREAGTFETLR; encoded by the coding sequence ATGAGGCACGAGCATCCTGCCGGTGAACCGCCGGCCATCCGCATTTTCGTGACGGGCGGCACGTTCGACAAGGAATACGACGAGCTGCGCGGAACGCTCTATTTCAAGCAGACGCATCTGCCCGAGATGCTGCAGCTCGGGCGCTCCAGGCTGGACGTGTCGATCGAGACGCTGATGATGATGGACAGCCTGGACATGACGGAGGCCGACCGGCAGCGCATCGTCGCGGCCTGCCGCGACTGCGAGGAATCACACGTGGTCGTCACGCACGGCACGGACACCATGGTGGACACGGCGCGTGCACTCGCGAAAGGCATGAGCGGCAAGACGATCGTGCTCACCGGCGCAATGGTGCCCTACGCGTTCGGCAGCTCCGACGGGCTGTTCAACCTCGGCAGCGCGCTCTCCTTCGTGCAGGTGCTGCCGGAAGGAGTCTACGTCGCGATGAGCGGTCGCTGGTTCCCGTGGGACAACGTGCGCAAGAACCGCGAGGCCGGCACGTTCGAGACGCTGCGCTAG
- a CDS encoding NAD(P)H-dependent oxidoreductase, whose product MQESVEGEQRPLLQVVIASVREERKGELVADWFIGEAEKHGAFLVERVDLAEVKLPMFDEPRHPRLRHYEHEHTKAWSRSVERADAFVFVTPEYDYGIPAPLANALQYLVHEWAYKPLGFCSYGGVSAGTRGVQMTKQIATTLKLVPIFEAVAIPFFTEKIDAESGLFEPGPVQEKAAAVMLDEMVRWEGALRTLRTRRP is encoded by the coding sequence ATGCAGGAATCCGTGGAGGGGGAGCAGCGCCCGCTGCTCCAGGTGGTGATCGCGAGCGTGCGCGAGGAACGCAAGGGAGAGCTCGTCGCCGACTGGTTCATCGGTGAAGCGGAGAAGCACGGCGCGTTCCTGGTGGAGCGCGTCGATCTTGCCGAAGTGAAGCTGCCGATGTTCGACGAGCCGCGTCATCCGCGGCTGCGGCACTACGAGCACGAGCACACGAAGGCGTGGAGCCGCAGCGTCGAGCGCGCAGACGCATTCGTTTTCGTGACGCCGGAGTACGATTACGGCATCCCGGCCCCGCTCGCGAACGCACTGCAGTACCTGGTGCACGAGTGGGCGTACAAGCCGCTCGGCTTCTGCAGCTATGGTGGTGTGTCTGCCGGCACGCGCGGCGTGCAGATGACCAAGCAGATCGCGACGACGCTGAAGCTCGTGCCGATCTTCGAGGCGGTCGCGATCCCGTTCTTCACGGAAAAGATCGATGCGGAGTCGGGTCTCTTCGAGCCGGGGCCCGTGCAGGAGAAGGCCGCCGCCGTGATGCTGGACGAGATGGTGCGGTGGGAGGGTGCGTTGCGCACGCTGCGGACCCGCAGGCCCTAG